A part of Candidatus Binatia bacterium genomic DNA contains:
- the rplA gene encoding 50S ribosomal protein L1, with protein sequence MPQHHGKRFKALVADFDRRKLFSTNEAIALVKKNANAKFNETVEAHVRLGVDPKKSDQNVRGTVLLPHGTGRTVRVIAFAKGDNAKAAQEAGADVVGDQDLIDRVKGGFTEFDVAVATPDMMAAVGKELGRILAQKMPNPKAGTVTPNIGSAIRDIKAGKVEFRLDKTGIIHTIVGKASFEEAHLIENITTLLDAIVRAKPSASKGTYLRSVTLASTMGPGVKVDPNRVKATA encoded by the coding sequence ATGCCGCAACATCACGGAAAGCGATTCAAGGCGCTCGTCGCCGACTTCGATCGCCGCAAACTCTTCTCGACGAACGAAGCGATCGCGCTCGTAAAGAAGAACGCCAACGCGAAGTTCAACGAGACGGTCGAGGCGCACGTTCGTCTCGGCGTCGACCCGAAGAAGAGCGATCAGAACGTCCGCGGCACGGTGCTCCTGCCGCACGGAACCGGCCGCACGGTTCGCGTCATCGCGTTCGCCAAGGGGGATAACGCAAAGGCCGCGCAAGAGGCCGGCGCCGACGTCGTCGGCGACCAGGACCTCATCGATCGCGTCAAGGGTGGCTTCACGGAGTTCGACGTCGCGGTCGCGACGCCGGACATGATGGCCGCGGTCGGCAAAGAACTGGGCCGCATCCTCGCGCAGAAGATGCCGAATCCAAAGGCCGGCACGGTCACGCCGAACATCGGAAGCGCGATTCGCGACATCAAGGCCGGTAAGGTCGAGTTCCGTCTCGATAAGACCGGCATCATCCATACGATCGTCGGCAAGGCGAGCTTCGAAGAAGCGCATCTGATCGAGAACATCACGACCCTCCTCGACGCGATCGTTCGCGCGAAGCCGTCAGCTTCGAAGGGAACCTATCTTCGCAGCGTCACGCTCGCGAGCACGATGGGGCCCGGCGTCAAGGTCGATCCGAACCGGGTGAAGGCGACGGCTTAG
- the rplK gene encoding 50S ribosomal protein L11, with product MAKKVVGKIGLQIPAGKATPAPPIGPALGPYSLNIMDFCKQYNERTASQSGMIIPVEITVFEDRTFSFITKTPPASFLIKQALKIESGSKEPNRNKVGKLTQKQLEDIAKVKMPDINANDIDAAKKIVAGTARSMGVETEA from the coding sequence ATGGCTAAGAAGGTCGTAGGCAAGATCGGCCTACAGATTCCGGCAGGCAAAGCGACCCCCGCGCCGCCGATCGGCCCGGCACTCGGGCCCTACTCGCTCAACATCATGGATTTCTGCAAGCAGTACAACGAACGCACTGCCTCGCAGTCGGGCATGATCATCCCCGTCGAGATCACCGTCTTCGAGGACCGGACGTTCTCGTTCATCACGAAGACGCCGCCGGCGTCGTTCCTCATCAAGCAGGCGTTGAAGATCGAGTCGGGCAGCAAGGAGCCGAACCGCAACAAAGTCGGCAAACTGACGCAGAAGCAGCTCGAGGATATCGCCAAGGTGAAGATGCCCGACATCAACGCGAACGACATCGACGCGGCGAAGAAGATCGTCGCGGGGACGGCGCGCTCGATGGGCGTCGAGACGGAGGCGTAA
- the secE gene encoding preprotein translocase subunit SecE, translating into MNEQQKRSAQSIAGGDFIRGVIAELRRVTWPTREEWISATILTVVLVVSIGLFTFVLDQLFGWFFNVIHPATQIPQ; encoded by the coding sequence GTGAACGAACAGCAGAAGAGATCGGCCCAGTCAATCGCGGGAGGCGACTTTATCCGCGGAGTCATCGCGGAGCTTCGTCGCGTCACGTGGCCGACTCGAGAAGAGTGGATCTCGGCCACGATCCTGACGGTCGTGCTCGTCGTTAGCATCGGCCTCTTCACGTTCGTTCTCGACCAACTCTTCGGCTGGTTCTTCAACGTGATCCATCCGGCCACGCAGATACCGCAGTAA
- the rpmG gene encoding 50S ribosomal protein L33, with protein MAKKETRVMVVLACTECKRRNYNTQKNKQKTTDRLELSKYCRFCRCQKPHRETR; from the coding sequence ATGGCAAAGAAAGAGACGCGCGTGATGGTGGTGCTGGCCTGCACGGAGTGCAAACGCCGCAACTACAACACGCAGAAGAACAAGCAAAAGACCACGGACCGGCTCGAGCTGAGCAAGTACTGCCGCTTCTGCCGCTGCCAAAAGCCTCATAGGGAGACCCGATAG
- a CDS encoding neuromedin U — MSKLTPAQQEAVQQAIIKASQNPVGNIAVVPLQNNGNYGVGPYARYQYNLNVQPVVPIMLSKSTTLIARTIIPIVSNPSNAPPEYCARFGCGATNGVGDVQEQLYFAPKTAPGALIWGAGPIFQIPVASPDTLGTGKWSAGPAAVALVMPGRWVMGMLVTQLWSFAGKASRPDVNSGLFQPFFNYNIPGGWALTTAPLIAVNYAAPGNQKWAVPIGGGGSKTFKMGDQPVQIGVLYYSYVQKPLYSPQTNLRVIFSLLYPIKRGFDLQQIMQEATK, encoded by the coding sequence ATGAGCAAGTTAACGCCCGCTCAGCAAGAAGCCGTGCAACAAGCGATCATTAAGGCATCGCAGAATCCGGTCGGTAACATCGCGGTCGTGCCTCTGCAGAACAACGGGAACTACGGCGTGGGGCCGTACGCGCGGTATCAATACAACCTCAACGTTCAGCCGGTCGTGCCGATCATGCTCAGCAAAAGCACGACGCTGATCGCGCGGACGATTATCCCGATCGTCAGCAACCCATCGAATGCTCCGCCCGAATACTGCGCGCGTTTCGGATGTGGGGCGACCAACGGAGTCGGCGACGTTCAGGAGCAGCTGTACTTCGCCCCGAAAACGGCGCCGGGCGCGCTGATCTGGGGCGCGGGCCCGATCTTTCAGATTCCGGTTGCTTCGCCCGATACGCTCGGCACCGGCAAGTGGTCGGCCGGGCCGGCGGCGGTCGCTCTTGTGATGCCCGGTCGCTGGGTGATGGGGATGCTCGTGACGCAACTCTGGTCGTTCGCCGGGAAGGCGAGCCGGCCGGACGTCAACTCGGGGCTCTTCCAGCCGTTCTTCAACTACAACATCCCGGGCGGATGGGCGCTCACGACTGCGCCGCTGATCGCCGTGAACTACGCCGCGCCGGGCAATCAAAAGTGGGCGGTGCCGATCGGCGGCGGCGGTTCGAAGACGTTCAAGATGGGCGACCAGCCGGTGCAGATCGGCGTCCTCTACTACAGTTACGTTCAAAAGCCGCTCTACTCGCCGCAGACGAATCTGCGCGTTATCTTCAGTCTGCTCTATCCGATCAAGCGCGGCTTCGACCTTCAGCAGATCATGCAGGAAGCGACGAAGTAA
- a CDS encoding GAF domain-containing protein produces the protein MTALSYDALDERLRALLAPEHGFIANAANFAAFVYSEIPDVNWAGFYLATPANDLLLGPFCGRPACTLLPAERGVCGAAASRRATLVVDDVAAFAGHIVCDIGSRSEIVVPLLDGGTLCGVFDCDSPILARFTDEDRAGIERLVRAFSELVPPPAPAGP, from the coding sequence GTGACGGCCCTCTCGTACGACGCGCTCGATGAGCGCCTGCGCGCCCTGCTCGCGCCCGAGCACGGTTTCATCGCAAACGCCGCGAATTTCGCGGCCTTCGTCTACAGCGAGATCCCCGACGTCAACTGGGCGGGCTTCTACCTCGCCACGCCGGCGAACGACTTATTGCTCGGACCGTTCTGCGGTCGCCCGGCCTGCACGCTCTTACCCGCGGAGCGCGGCGTCTGCGGCGCCGCGGCCTCACGTCGCGCAACGCTCGTCGTGGACGACGTCGCGGCCTTCGCCGGCCACATCGTCTGCGACATTGGATCGCGCTCCGAGATCGTCGTCCCGCTCCTCGATGGGGGGACGCTCTGCGGCGTCTTCGATTGCGACAGCCCGATCCTCGCGCGCTTCACCGACGAGGATCGCGCCGGCATCGAGCGCCTCGTCCGGGCGTTCAGCGAGTTGGTGCCGCCGCCGGCACCCGCGGGACCGTAA
- a CDS encoding MFS transporter, giving the protein MTQDWRRTLWLMVAVQAMMSFAFTVSGPFLPLFIIQLGVAPIANVSLWAGIIASVNFLTAAIFSPIWGGVADRTGRRAMVVRSCVAVAVFTGLMGGAQTVWQLFAARACMGIFSGFSAAAIAMVGTEVPEEYLGFSLGWMTTGQLIGALCGPLFGGFLAATLHGYREVFFATAFFALAAALVCVLFVRESFRPGSMRERLSFFGAFREIALHRQLAPMFVVVLLAQVVAFGVQPVVPLFIRALAGNVRWLPLAAGAAFAVTGLADLMASPFLGKRSDRVGYRRVLLVSLCGVAAFTIPQAYAASIAAFIALRFGVGLFLGGVLPTANALIGRIFPLERRGQVYGLTSTATFLGMAAGPLLGGAIAARFGFEAVFLTIGGVALANFLWVAVTVPRVPAAAPTR; this is encoded by the coding sequence GTGACGCAAGACTGGCGGCGCACGCTCTGGCTCATGGTAGCGGTGCAGGCGATGATGTCGTTCGCTTTCACCGTTTCGGGCCCGTTTCTACCCCTTTTCATCATCCAGCTCGGCGTCGCGCCGATCGCAAACGTCTCGCTTTGGGCCGGAATCATCGCCTCGGTGAACTTTCTCACCGCGGCGATTTTCTCGCCCATTTGGGGCGGTGTCGCCGACAGAACCGGACGTCGGGCGATGGTCGTCCGATCCTGTGTGGCGGTCGCCGTTTTCACCGGGCTTATGGGCGGCGCGCAAACCGTCTGGCAACTCTTCGCCGCCCGCGCGTGCATGGGAATCTTCAGCGGCTTCTCCGCGGCCGCGATCGCGATGGTCGGCACCGAGGTTCCCGAGGAGTACCTCGGCTTCTCGCTCGGGTGGATGACGACCGGTCAGCTCATCGGCGCGCTCTGCGGGCCGCTCTTCGGCGGCTTCCTCGCCGCGACGCTCCACGGTTATCGCGAAGTGTTTTTTGCGACCGCATTCTTCGCGCTCGCGGCCGCACTCGTCTGCGTGCTCTTCGTCCGGGAGAGTTTCCGGCCTGGATCCATGCGCGAACGCCTCTCGTTCTTTGGTGCGTTTCGAGAGATCGCATTGCATCGGCAACTGGCGCCGATGTTCGTCGTCGTTCTGCTCGCGCAGGTCGTCGCGTTCGGCGTGCAGCCCGTCGTCCCGCTCTTCATCCGCGCGCTCGCCGGCAACGTGCGCTGGCTGCCGCTCGCGGCCGGCGCTGCCTTCGCGGTGACCGGCCTGGCCGACCTCATGGCATCCCCGTTCCTGGGCAAACGTAGCGACCGCGTCGGCTATCGCCGCGTGCTGCTCGTCTCCCTCTGCGGCGTCGCGGCCTTCACGATTCCGCAGGCCTACGCCGCGAGCATCGCCGCGTTCATCGCGCTGCGCTTTGGGGTCGGACTCTTCTTGGGCGGCGTCTTACCGACGGCAAACGCCTTGATCGGCCGAATCTTTCCGCTCGAGCGGCGCGGGCAAGTCTACGGACTGACGTCGACCGCAACGTTCCTCGGGATGGCTGCCGGACCGCTGCTCGGCGGTGCAATCGCCGCGCGCTTCGGTTTCGAGGCGGTCTTCCTTACGATCGGCGGGGTTGCGCTCGCAAACTTCCTCTGGGTTGCGGTTACGGTCCCGCGGGTGCCGGCGGCGGCACCAACTCGCTGA
- a CDS encoding DUF6582 domain-containing protein, whose amino-acid sequence MEVTWKPSGHSAGSVRSKLPDSSFAFPKERKEPLTDAGHVRSAIARFGEVGGVSEAERAQAFANIKAAADYFGVNVTASSWRDLVG is encoded by the coding sequence ATGGAAGTAACGTGGAAACCAAGCGGCCACAGCGCCGGCAGCGTTCGCTCGAAACTCCCCGACTCGTCCTTTGCATTTCCAAAGGAACGGAAGGAACCGCTCACCGATGCCGGGCACGTGCGCAGCGCGATCGCGCGATTCGGTGAGGTCGGAGGAGTGAGCGAAGCAGAGCGGGCGCAAGCCTTCGCGAATATCAAGGCCGCCGCCGACTACTTCGGGGTCAACGTGACGGCGTCGAGTTGGCGCGACCTCGTTGGATAG
- a CDS encoding NAD(P)/FAD-dependent oxidoreductase, with product MRAATNLSIAGTASPRGRPIANAAFPKPSYDVVVIGAGHNGLACAALLAKAGLSVGVFERRDVIGGAAVIETDVWRGYTLSTASYVCSLLDPWLVEELDLHERGLSYYRKDPYAFTPLLDGRSLLLGSDRASNAREIAAFNPDDVAGFEAYVERTDRLGGAVFSTFSDPNPRFNRLDAETQRLLRGSAADLVERYVSTPVLQAELVNDGLIGTYLGPRDSGTAYVLAHHLAGRLLGKQGAWAYVHGGMGWVSQSLASAAILYGAEIFSDATVTKIRVEADRACGVELDGETVLARAVVSNAHPRTTFLDLLDLFVLDAAFVARLIQWKSIGPSLKLNLALGELPDFTCRPGVDPQPHHCATIHVAPSIDYLQKAYTDARTTGESEEPLIECFLQTPTDPSLAPPDKHILSIFAQYFPYDRPDGWSRERRVAAAEKIIEILGRYAPNLPSAIEECQILAPPDLEERFGLVGGHIFHGELLPGQIYEQRFATRTPVRDLYLCGSGAHPGGCVSGFPGKRAAEAILNDLAHALET from the coding sequence ATCCGCGCGGCGACAAACCTGTCTATTGCCGGGACTGCTTCGCCTCGCGGCCGTCCTATCGCTAACGCGGCTTTCCCCAAGCCCTCGTACGACGTCGTCGTAATCGGCGCGGGCCACAACGGCCTGGCGTGCGCGGCGTTGTTGGCGAAAGCGGGCTTGTCGGTCGGCGTCTTCGAGCGGCGCGACGTCATCGGTGGAGCGGCCGTCATCGAGACGGACGTCTGGCGCGGTTATACGCTCTCGACGGCCTCCTACGTCTGCAGCCTTCTCGACCCGTGGCTCGTCGAGGAGCTCGATCTGCACGAACGCGGCCTCTCGTACTACCGAAAGGACCCGTACGCGTTCACGCCGCTGCTCGACGGGCGTTCGCTGCTGCTCGGCTCGGACCGCGCGAGCAACGCACGCGAGATTGCAGCCTTCAATCCCGACGACGTCGCGGGCTTCGAAGCCTACGTCGAACGCACAGACCGGCTGGGAGGCGCCGTCTTCTCGACCTTCTCCGATCCGAATCCGCGCTTCAACCGTCTCGACGCGGAGACGCAGCGCCTGTTGCGTGGATCGGCAGCCGACTTGGTCGAGCGCTACGTTTCGACACCCGTGTTGCAGGCCGAGCTCGTTAACGACGGCCTGATCGGCACGTATCTTGGGCCCCGCGATTCCGGCACCGCGTACGTTCTCGCGCACCATCTGGCGGGGCGGCTGCTCGGCAAGCAGGGTGCCTGGGCCTACGTCCACGGCGGCATGGGCTGGGTCTCGCAGTCGCTTGCATCCGCCGCGATCCTCTACGGCGCCGAGATCTTCTCCGACGCCACGGTGACGAAGATCCGCGTCGAGGCGGACCGCGCCTGCGGCGTCGAGCTCGACGGCGAGACGGTGCTCGCGCGCGCCGTCGTCTCGAACGCACACCCGCGGACGACCTTCCTCGACTTGCTCGACCTCTTCGTGCTCGACGCGGCCTTCGTCGCCCGGCTGATACAGTGGAAGAGCATCGGTCCGTCGTTAAAGCTGAATCTCGCGCTCGGCGAGTTGCCCGATTTTACGTGCCGCCCCGGCGTCGATCCGCAGCCGCATCACTGCGCGACGATTCACGTCGCGCCTTCGATTGACTACTTACAGAAGGCCTATACCGACGCGCGCACGACGGGCGAGAGCGAGGAGCCGCTCATCGAGTGCTTCCTCCAGACGCCGACCGACCCATCGCTCGCCCCGCCCGACAAGCACATCCTGTCGATATTCGCCCAGTACTTTCCGTACGATCGCCCCGACGGCTGGTCGCGCGAACGGCGAGTGGCCGCAGCGGAGAAGATCATCGAGATCCTCGGACGCTACGCGCCGAATCTGCCGAGTGCGATCGAAGAGTGTCAAATCCTCGCGCCGCCCGATCTCGAGGAGCGATTCGGACTCGTCGGCGGTCACATCTTCCACGGCGAGCTGCTGCCGGGACAGATCTACGAACAGCGCTTTGCGACGCGAACGCCGGTCCGCGACCTCTATCTCTGCGGGTCGGGCGCGCACCCGGGGGGCTGCGTCAGCGGCTTCCCCGGCAAGCGTGCGGCCGAGGCAATTCTCAACGATCTCGCTCACGCGTTGGAAACATGA
- a CDS encoding zinc-ribbon domain containing protein, with protein MYVDEMLNCVDCGRQFVFSSGEQRFYEQKGFQNKPNRCPDCRQARKQMRSSSGGGGGERAARPREMFAATCSNCGGVAEVPFNPRGDKPVYCRDCFASRPSYR; from the coding sequence GTGTACGTAGATGAAATGCTCAACTGTGTCGACTGCGGACGCCAGTTCGTCTTCAGTTCGGGCGAACAACGCTTTTACGAGCAAAAGGGCTTCCAGAACAAGCCCAATCGCTGCCCCGACTGTCGCCAAGCGCGAAAACAAATGCGCTCGAGCAGCGGTGGAGGCGGAGGCGAGCGCGCGGCGCGACCCCGCGAGATGTTCGCCGCGACCTGCAGCAACTGCGGCGGCGTAGCCGAAGTGCCGTTCAATCCGCGCGGCGACAAACCTGTCTATTGCCGGGACTGCTTCGCCTCGCGGCCGTCCTATCGCTAA
- a CDS encoding DNA-3-methyladenine glycosylase I has protein sequence MAETIPDVIEPASLADYLEVVTRAVFQAGVSWKQIAAPWDAYREAFSHFDPVRVAAYDDVDVERVLSTKGVLRMPRKVRATIANAAAMLQAEREFGSFTAYLRSFDAYPALAKDFKRRFALVGDMSVWYFLFRTGERVPRFEQWAATIRGDHPRMREMVERARAHGRSPEASG, from the coding sequence ATGGCCGAAACGATTCCGGACGTCATCGAGCCGGCCAGTTTGGCCGACTATCTCGAAGTCGTGACGCGGGCAGTCTTCCAAGCCGGCGTGAGCTGGAAGCAGATTGCGGCGCCCTGGGACGCCTATCGCGAGGCGTTCTCGCACTTCGACCCGGTCCGCGTCGCCGCGTACGACGACGTGGACGTGGAGCGGGTCCTCTCGACGAAAGGGGTGCTGCGCATGCCGCGCAAGGTGCGTGCGACGATCGCGAACGCCGCCGCAATGCTGCAAGCCGAGCGCGAGTTCGGCAGCTTTACCGCCTACCTACGATCGTTCGACGCATACCCGGCGCTCGCCAAAGACTTCAAGCGCAGATTCGCGCTCGTCGGCGATATGAGCGTGTGGTACTTTCTCTTCCGCACCGGCGAGCGAGTGCCGCGATTCGAGCAGTGGGCGGCGACGATTCGCGGCGATCACCCGCGTATGCGCGAGATGGTCGAGCGCGCGCGCGCCCACGGGCGATCGCCCGAAGCCTCAGGGTGA
- a CDS encoding TonB-dependent receptor — protein sequence MLRRRAAAALSLLVFSAALTPCVRAQSDSGEIDIVVVDASSKQPLELARVLLDGPVITSELTGKNGKVVFTDVPDGIYRARIVRRGYSSLTSASFEVLDGRIVTVSFSLALDTGGLKVIGEVTAKASATISSTSIDQNSPQRRLSSDLADAMNKLSGVSVSTSSEDSDATQTISLEGHDPSQTQLTLDGIPLNAPGSTGNLGALATDLFQGAAVHMGPSLGGLGGSVNFSTLQPTLSWVTQMQLSTGSYGRYNYSLGETGSVGKLGIAVQSVSRLYPSLVDGDLYQDASGLSYVHNGDSTISGSVLSARYEFGDSNSINALFMNSSRNTDIVCLRYGGDPQTTLPCGYGPNNSDRSNVQMYSLSDNALIGATQIQASLFSLDQSGLLNQLQRYVNGIPSPSGFSNDTSSTGYVFNATLPAQQRHTISVQAYGTSSQFSTTPLVPEVAQFYNGSETTQYNVLQATDTIHSSEKLTLVGSAGVSTATGNAGLSEIATAAATWRPTSHDTYAASFSLGGAAATQGRQQILSDPASLRFDCNGQVAYGNAPGQQPQNNSSNSVRVSYTHQLHGGNVSLTLYRQVQNGVLLPVYVNGLVLNQLGQLPANYLQEVAQIYNSPAGCNAPYGTPFSAQQLYFLTPVSGIQRLYQGAELTGYVTVGNLVIQPYYNFTGAVANSTTYLFDNPWSITIPGQQLPNVPMQKAGIVLDYKSPGSIFEWLADAQHVGSNNPNNLPAYTTYDAGVTAQMSRGTLTFAATNITNAYGGIFASPENAVPFTTAGGDVIPNIARPLMPRTYSLTYSARFGQGTLSQTASTFRPRGAGGGAFAGGAPPGEPGGPPGGPPGGGPGGNGGRNFASLFSPLPQTPPADPFVVGANPATCTAENAPKARQLAGELKAFVAKIEAARTAGGYPATMEAPALPDATVTYHGLGTTYALAITPKGTGVLRALAGCLALHIARTDDVTQRKLFAPSSPLFFVPQLNFMPAVGLYFVARQPRAGQETFRVYKLPATPPKAPFDMRTSDTCVAEVKNLATQAMGELKNHFATGSPTPSWTITPHAAKSGVWYELDPGDPTVVPALMVCGRVAGTTADELQQRGFDGKTVPEMNYAPSLGLYLIRPTPRPSPSP from the coding sequence TTCGCGCCCAATCGGACTCCGGCGAGATCGACATCGTCGTCGTCGACGCGTCCAGCAAGCAGCCGCTCGAGCTCGCTCGCGTGCTGCTCGACGGCCCCGTGATCACCTCGGAGCTGACGGGAAAGAACGGCAAGGTCGTCTTTACCGACGTCCCCGACGGCATCTACCGCGCGCGAATTGTCCGGCGCGGGTATTCGAGCCTCACCTCCGCCTCGTTCGAAGTGCTCGACGGCCGCATCGTGACGGTAAGCTTCTCGCTCGCACTCGACACCGGCGGCTTGAAAGTCATCGGTGAAGTCACCGCCAAGGCGTCGGCGACCATATCGAGCACGAGCATCGATCAGAACTCGCCGCAGCGGCGGCTCTCGTCGGATCTTGCCGATGCAATGAACAAGCTGTCGGGCGTGAGCGTCTCCACCTCGAGCGAGGATAGCGACGCCACGCAGACGATCTCGCTCGAGGGCCACGATCCCTCGCAGACGCAGCTGACGCTCGACGGCATCCCGCTCAACGCTCCCGGCTCGACGGGAAATCTCGGGGCGCTTGCCACCGATCTCTTCCAGGGCGCGGCCGTGCACATGGGGCCGTCGCTCGGCGGCCTCGGCGGCTCGGTCAACTTCAGCACGCTCCAGCCGACGCTGAGCTGGGTCACGCAGATGCAACTCTCGACGGGAAGTTACGGCCGCTACAACTATTCGCTCGGGGAGACCGGTTCGGTCGGAAAGCTCGGCATCGCCGTCCAATCGGTCAGCCGTCTCTACCCGAGCCTCGTCGACGGCGATCTCTATCAAGACGCGAGCGGCCTCTCCTACGTCCACAACGGCGACAGCACGATCTCCGGCAGCGTTCTCTCCGCGCGTTACGAGTTCGGCGACTCGAACTCGATCAACGCGCTCTTCATGAACTCGTCACGGAACACCGACATCGTCTGCCTGCGGTACGGCGGCGACCCGCAGACGACGCTGCCGTGCGGCTACGGACCGAACAACAGCGACCGCAGCAACGTGCAGATGTACTCGCTCTCCGACAACGCGCTGATCGGCGCGACGCAGATTCAGGCCTCACTCTTCTCGCTCGATCAGAGCGGCCTGTTGAACCAACTGCAACGGTATGTCAACGGGATTCCATCGCCGAGCGGATTCTCGAACGACACAAGCTCGACCGGGTACGTTTTTAATGCGACGCTCCCGGCGCAGCAGCGCCACACGATCTCCGTGCAGGCGTACGGAACGAGCTCGCAATTCTCGACGACGCCGCTCGTCCCCGAGGTCGCTCAGTTCTACAATGGCTCCGAGACGACGCAGTACAACGTCCTCCAGGCAACCGATACCATTCACTCGAGCGAGAAGCTCACGCTCGTCGGGTCGGCCGGCGTGAGCACCGCGACCGGCAACGCGGGCCTTTCGGAAATCGCGACCGCCGCCGCGACCTGGCGACCGACCTCGCACGATACCTATGCGGCCTCGTTTAGCCTCGGGGGCGCCGCCGCGACGCAAGGGCGCCAGCAGATTCTCAGCGATCCGGCCTCCCTGCGCTTCGATTGCAACGGCCAGGTTGCGTACGGCAACGCTCCGGGACAGCAGCCGCAAAATAACTCGTCGAATTCCGTGCGCGTCAGCTACACGCACCAACTGCACGGCGGCAACGTCTCGCTTACGCTCTACCGCCAGGTGCAAAACGGCGTCCTGCTGCCGGTCTACGTCAACGGGCTCGTGCTCAATCAGCTCGGCCAGCTACCGGCGAACTACTTGCAAGAGGTCGCACAGATCTACAATTCGCCGGCCGGCTGTAACGCGCCGTACGGCACGCCGTTCTCGGCGCAACAACTCTACTTCCTCACGCCGGTCTCGGGAATTCAACGGCTCTATCAGGGTGCGGAGCTAACCGGGTACGTGACGGTCGGCAATCTCGTCATCCAGCCGTACTACAATTTCACCGGCGCCGTAGCGAACTCGACGACGTATCTCTTCGACAACCCGTGGTCGATCACGATCCCCGGCCAGCAACTCCCGAACGTGCCGATGCAGAAGGCCGGTATCGTGCTCGACTACAAGTCGCCTGGATCGATCTTCGAGTGGCTCGCCGACGCGCAACACGTCGGCAGCAACAACCCGAATAATCTGCCGGCGTACACGACCTACGACGCCGGCGTGACGGCGCAAATGTCGCGCGGTACGCTGACGTTTGCGGCGACGAACATCACAAACGCGTACGGCGGCATCTTCGCGAGCCCGGAGAACGCGGTGCCGTTTACGACGGCGGGCGGCGACGTGATTCCTAACATCGCGCGTCCGTTGATGCCGCGAACGTACTCGCTGACGTACTCGGCGCGATTCGGTCAGGGCACGCTCTCGCAGACGGCGTCGACGTTCCGCCCGCGCGGTGCGGGCGGCGGGGCCTTTGCCGGCGGCGCACCGCCGGGAGAGCCCGGCGGACCGCCGGGGGGTCCTCCAGGCGGCGGTCCAGGTGGGAACGGCGGCCGCAACTTCGCGTCGCTCTTCTCACCGCTGCCGCAGACGCCGCCGGCCGATCCGTTCGTCGTCGGCGCGAATCCGGCGACGTGCACGGCGGAGAACGCTCCGAAGGCGCGGCAACTTGCGGGCGAACTGAAGGCTTTCGTCGCGAAGATCGAAGCCGCGCGAACGGCGGGGGGATATCCCGCAACGATGGAAGCGCCGGCGCTGCCCGACGCGACGGTGACGTATCACGGCCTCGGCACAACGTACGCACTCGCCATCACGCCGAAGGGCACCGGCGTGCTCCGCGCCCTTGCGGGTTGCCTCGCGCTCCACATCGCGCGCACCGATGACGTGACGCAACGAAAGCTCTTTGCACCGTCGAGTCCGCTCTTCTTCGTACCGCAGCTCAACTTCATGCCGGCCGTCGGCCTCTACTTCGTCGCGCGCCAACCGCGCGCGGGCCAAGAGACGTTCCGCGTCTATAAGCTGCCGGCGACGCCGCCGAAGGCTCCGTTCGACATGCGAACCTCGGACACGTGCGTCGCCGAGGTGAAGAATCTCGCGACGCAGGCGATGGGCGAGTTGAAGAATCACTTCGCAACCGGCAGCCCGACGCCGAGTTGGACGATCACGCCGCACGCCGCGAAGAGCGGCGTATGGTACGAGCTCGACCCCGGCGATCCGACGGTCGTTCCGGCGCTGATGGTCTGCGGGCGCGTCGCGGGGACGACGGCCGACGAACTCCAGCAGCGCGGGTTCGACGGGAAGACCGTCCCGGAGATGAACTACGCGCCGAGCCTCGGCCTCTACCTCATTCGTCCGACGCCGCGCCCGTCGCCCTCACCCTGA